One stretch of Candidatus Binatia bacterium DNA includes these proteins:
- the narB gene encoding nitrate reductase catalytic subunit — MMGSLLRTWWPPRSLAEELARVDAGGGLGQVPARLRPQALARVVCGYCSTGCGLLAHLREGEAVNVSPAPDYPVNLGKACPKGWQALAVLDAPDRALVPLWRSRSGGERRLSWHEAIELFVRRVRETIERYGRESVAFLGTGQLPSEELAFFGALAKFGMGLIHGDGNTRQCMASAVVAYKECFGFDAPPYTYADLEESEVIVLVGANLAIAHPILWERVLRNRQLRALIVIDPRRTETAAAATMHVRLAPKSDLVLFYGLAHLLLREGWYDRSFVAAHTVGFEAFAAHVAAYPPERVAAVTGVPAETLMELARQVGTSRRVSFWWTMGVNQSYEGTRVAQSLIALALLTGNIGRPGTGPNSVTGQCNAMGSRLFANTSCLLGGRNFSDPVHRRQVASVLGIDEGQIPVTSGFAYPEIVEGIASGKIRALWVVGTNPLHSWINRRDLEDLVSRLDFLVVQDMYASTETARRADLFLPAAAWGEKWGTFINSERRIGLIRPVRRPPGEAQPDFAIFQQVAEAWGVGPMFRRWRTPQDVFAILRELSRGQPCDFTGIPDYDAIERAGGIQWPWPEETAGRQPEVHRRLFTDGKFFHADGKARFVFGQPSPLPEPADEEFPLLLLTGRGTAAQWHTQTRTSKAAVLRRLYPPAGYVEIHPADAQRYGLTPGCEVVVESRRAKVRVRACITPTIAPGQVFMPMHYPETNLLTAAVFDPHSRQPSYKACAVRVRPAFRWEEE; from the coding sequence ATGATGGGATCGTTGCTGCGTACCTGGTGGCCGCCTCGCTCATTGGCGGAGGAGCTCGCGCGTGTGGATGCGGGCGGCGGGCTCGGGCAAGTGCCGGCGCGGCTCCGCCCGCAGGCCCTAGCGCGGGTTGTCTGCGGCTACTGCTCGACCGGCTGCGGATTACTCGCTCATCTGCGCGAGGGCGAGGCCGTGAACGTGTCTCCCGCGCCGGACTACCCCGTAAATCTGGGGAAGGCATGCCCCAAAGGGTGGCAAGCGTTGGCCGTACTCGACGCGCCAGACCGGGCGCTCGTGCCGTTATGGCGGAGCCGCTCCGGTGGCGAGCGCCGGCTATCGTGGCACGAGGCAATCGAGTTGTTTGTTCGCCGCGTGCGCGAGACGATCGAGCGCTACGGGCGCGAATCTGTGGCTTTCCTCGGGACCGGCCAGCTTCCGTCCGAGGAGCTGGCGTTCTTCGGCGCGCTCGCCAAGTTCGGCATGGGCTTGATCCATGGCGACGGCAATACGCGCCAGTGCATGGCCAGTGCCGTCGTTGCCTACAAAGAGTGTTTCGGCTTCGATGCGCCGCCGTACACGTACGCCGACCTGGAAGAAAGCGAGGTCATCGTTTTGGTTGGCGCAAACCTCGCGATCGCGCACCCGATTTTATGGGAGCGCGTGTTGCGCAATCGGCAACTGCGGGCCCTCATTGTGATCGATCCGCGCCGGACCGAGACTGCGGCGGCCGCCACGATGCACGTGCGGCTCGCACCCAAGTCGGACTTGGTGTTGTTCTACGGGCTTGCGCATCTCCTCTTGCGCGAGGGGTGGTACGATCGATCCTTCGTTGCTGCCCACACTGTCGGATTCGAAGCTTTTGCCGCTCACGTGGCCGCTTACCCTCCCGAGCGCGTGGCCGCCGTAACCGGCGTGCCTGCAGAAACCTTGATGGAGCTGGCGCGACAGGTGGGCACGAGCCGGCGGGTCTCGTTCTGGTGGACCATGGGGGTGAACCAAAGCTACGAGGGCACGCGCGTCGCTCAGTCCCTCATTGCGCTCGCTCTGCTGACCGGAAACATCGGTCGCCCCGGTACGGGGCCCAACTCCGTCACGGGACAATGCAATGCGATGGGGTCGCGATTGTTTGCCAACACGTCGTGTTTGCTCGGTGGCCGCAATTTCAGCGATCCTGTCCATCGCCGCCAAGTCGCGTCGGTTTTGGGCATCGATGAGGGGCAAATCCCGGTCACCAGCGGCTTTGCCTACCCGGAGATCGTCGAAGGCATTGCCAGCGGGAAGATTCGTGCTCTGTGGGTCGTGGGCACCAATCCGTTGCACTCCTGGATCAATCGGCGCGACCTCGAGGATCTCGTCAGCCGCCTCGACTTCTTGGTGGTGCAAGACATGTACGCCTCCACCGAGACAGCCCGTCGTGCCGACCTTTTCTTGCCTGCCGCGGCGTGGGGAGAAAAATGGGGAACGTTCATCAATTCGGAGCGGCGCATTGGTTTGATCCGGCCGGTGCGCCGGCCTCCAGGCGAAGCCCAACCGGATTTTGCCATTTTCCAGCAAGTCGCCGAGGCCTGGGGCGTGGGACCGATGTTTCGCCGCTGGCGCACGCCGCAGGATGTATTTGCCATCTTACGCGAACTCAGCCGCGGGCAGCCATGCGATTTCACCGGGATCCCCGACTACGACGCCATCGAACGTGCGGGTGGGATCCAGTGGCCGTGGCCGGAAGAAACGGCTGGCCGCCAGCCGGAGGTACATCGGCGTTTGTTCACCGACGGCAAATTTTTCCACGCGGACGGCAAAGCGCGTTTTGTCTTCGGCCAGCCGAGTCCTCTTCCCGAACCGGCAGACGAGGAATTTCCCCTGCTGCTTTTGACGGGTCGCGGCACGGCCGCCCAGTGGCACACGCAGACGCGCACGAGCAAGGCGGCCGTGTTGCGGCGGCTCTATCCGCCCGCGGGCTACGTGGAAATTCATCCGGCAGACGCGCAGCGTTACGGGCTGACGCCCGGGTGCGAAGTGGTGGTGGAATCTCGCCGCGCCAAAGTGCGGGTGCGCGCGTGCATCACACCCACGATCGCCCCCGGGCAAGTGTTCATGCCCATGCATTATCCGGAAACCAACCTCCTCACAGCGGCGGTTTTCGATCCCCACTCGCGCCAGCCCTCGTACAAGGCTTGCGCTGTGCGCGTGCGGCCCGCGTTTCGGTGGGAGGAAGAATGA
- a CDS encoding molybdopterin oxidoreductase, with the protein MRNRKQCAIQASFDAEQTDVSPPADGCCLSNTNDLRVLLWQQGAGFILPRAVRACHAEQWQGHCSGHFIVLQFATTSLSADAGLTAVEQFASEHARGGLPASGLYRHPIPLRAPQHGEQYAFEVDLDACTGCKACVTACHALNGLDAGETWRNVSLLVGEGESGPVLQHVTASCHHCAEPACLHGCPANAYEKDPLTGIVRHLDDNCIGCRYCTFTCPYGAPQYVGRLGIVRKCDLCADRLAVGESPACVQGCPNGAIAVRLVSVEAVKERASRGRFLPHVPPPHFTQPASVYRRSGWPERWRVADTELLRPEGAHWPLAVMLVLTQMSVGAFVVGELVQHVGVGVSLGEGNHAALSFGVAALALGASVLHLGRPLRAWRALLGLGHSWLSREVAAFGLFACFAATAAAIQAGLLRGLPDEVAIVARAGALVSGCFGIFASAMLYRRTARPAWRGARLRFALTAALLGSASTLLGVVLPGISLTEAAGTAARSLGCAIVALALAKLALEACLLISASRGLASASALGRTARLLLDVLYQWTALRFLLGWLGGVALPVLALAVFAADSYLPAYGLWAAGVLLLGGEILERILFFRSAVPAAASEGHL; encoded by the coding sequence GTGCGAAACCGCAAACAGTGCGCCATCCAGGCTTCCTTCGATGCAGAGCAAACCGACGTATCGCCTCCGGCGGACGGCTGCTGCCTCAGCAACACCAATGATTTGCGGGTGTTGCTGTGGCAGCAGGGTGCGGGGTTCATCCTTCCACGCGCAGTACGCGCGTGCCATGCTGAGCAGTGGCAAGGGCATTGCAGCGGGCATTTCATCGTGCTGCAGTTCGCGACGACTTCCCTTTCAGCCGATGCGGGGCTCACCGCCGTCGAGCAATTTGCCTCCGAACATGCACGGGGTGGGCTTCCTGCGAGTGGTCTCTATCGCCATCCGATACCGTTACGCGCGCCGCAACACGGCGAGCAATACGCGTTCGAGGTAGATCTCGATGCTTGCACAGGCTGCAAAGCGTGTGTGACGGCGTGCCATGCCTTGAACGGCCTGGACGCCGGGGAAACCTGGCGCAACGTGAGTTTGCTGGTGGGCGAAGGCGAGAGCGGGCCGGTGCTGCAGCACGTCACCGCCAGTTGCCATCATTGCGCCGAGCCGGCCTGCCTCCATGGGTGTCCGGCGAATGCGTACGAGAAGGATCCGCTCACGGGCATCGTACGCCACCTGGACGACAATTGCATTGGCTGCCGGTATTGTACGTTCACCTGTCCGTACGGCGCACCGCAATATGTCGGGCGTCTGGGGATCGTACGAAAGTGCGATCTCTGTGCGGATCGGCTGGCGGTCGGCGAATCTCCGGCGTGCGTGCAGGGCTGCCCGAACGGCGCCATTGCTGTGCGGCTCGTCAGCGTGGAGGCCGTGAAGGAGCGTGCCTCCCGCGGCAGGTTTCTCCCTCATGTGCCGCCTCCGCATTTCACGCAGCCCGCATCGGTGTATCGTCGTTCCGGTTGGCCCGAGCGGTGGCGCGTGGCGGACACCGAGCTTCTCCGGCCCGAAGGAGCGCATTGGCCGCTAGCCGTCATGTTGGTCCTAACGCAAATGTCCGTAGGCGCGTTTGTCGTGGGCGAGTTGGTGCAGCACGTTGGCGTTGGCGTCTCGCTGGGGGAAGGAAATCATGCGGCCCTTTCCTTCGGTGTGGCTGCCCTCGCTCTCGGTGCCAGCGTGCTGCACCTTGGTCGTCCGCTGCGCGCTTGGCGCGCCCTACTGGGACTCGGGCACTCGTGGCTGAGTCGCGAAGTCGCGGCGTTTGGCCTGTTCGCGTGCTTCGCTGCCACGGCGGCCGCGATCCAAGCTGGGCTGCTGAGGGGGCTACCGGATGAGGTCGCCATTGTGGCCCGGGCGGGGGCGCTCGTCAGCGGTTGTTTTGGCATCTTCGCGTCCGCAATGCTGTACCGGCGCACTGCGCGTCCGGCGTGGCGTGGGGCGCGGCTGCGCTTTGCCCTGACGGCGGCGCTGCTCGGCAGCGCCAGCACGCTGCTGGGCGTCGTACTGCCCGGAATCTCGCTGACGGAGGCGGCCGGAACAGCGGCGCGGAGTTTGGGATGTGCGATCGTGGCGCTGGCGTTGGCGAAGCTCGCTTTGGAGGCGTGCCTGTTGATATCTGCGTCGCGGGGCCTTGCATCGGCGTCAGCGCTGGGGCGCACGGCGCGTTTGCTGCTCGACGTGCTGTACCAGTGGACGGCGCTGCGCTTCTTGCTCGGCTGGCTGGGCGGGGTTGCGCTTCCGGTGCTTGCGCTCGCCGTTTTCGCTGCGGATTCGTACCTCCCGGCGTATGGGTTGTGGGCTGCCGGGGTACTGCTCCTGGGCGGAGAGATCCTCGAGCGGATATTGTTCTTTCGATCAGCGGTCCCCGCGGCGGCTTCGGAGGGCCATCTATGA
- a CDS encoding sodium:hydrogen antiporter has protein sequence MPVGVTEQIAAVFVLGIAAHWVAWRLRLPSILVLLATGVTAGPVLGYIEPDLLLKELLFPLVSLGVAIILYEGGLNLQFRELSKQQIGYALFWLVTIAVVMSWAMGSVAARYLFGFPWPVAILLGAILVVTGPTVIGPLLRDLRLRGRAASLLKWEGIVVDPLGAILAIMVFTVIRTSEFPHALSDAVLGFVATILVGVSIGCLAAVIFVVCLRRFWAPDVLHNPISLMLVVASSVAANAVVDDAGLLAATVMGMVLANQKWVPLQHIVEFKETLTIILISVLFVTLAARLDLDDLRAVQVEKMLLFAAAMILLVRPVSVLAATVGTGLEWRERIFLAAMAPRGIVAAAVASVFALDLASLGYPRAAELVPVTLLFVFVTVSIYGFAARPLARSLGLVQFNPQGILFVGAHDWARAMAEALMQEGCAVLLVDTKWDNIRQCRMAGLPCIYGNALAERTREEIDFGGLGRLLAVTPNNEVNVLVCLRYREDFGRKEVYHLAFPSDKQGRHEVIPWEHHGRILFGKDMDFARLSEAFRANPKIFSTKLTQEFDFQAFRDHQGKNAILLFVRKPDGSFEVCTADDPIEPQPGDTLLWLPGPPDPQRENVTAGPGATC, from the coding sequence TTGCCAGTTGGCGTCACCGAACAAATTGCCGCCGTCTTCGTCTTGGGGATCGCGGCGCATTGGGTGGCATGGAGGCTGCGGCTACCGTCCATTTTGGTACTGTTAGCTACGGGCGTCACCGCCGGGCCGGTTCTCGGTTACATTGAGCCGGATCTTTTATTGAAAGAATTACTGTTTCCACTGGTTTCTCTCGGCGTCGCCATCATCCTTTACGAAGGCGGGCTGAATTTACAGTTCCGAGAACTCAGCAAACAGCAAATCGGTTATGCGCTCTTTTGGCTGGTAACCATCGCTGTCGTGATGTCCTGGGCGATGGGGAGTGTAGCTGCTCGCTACCTCTTTGGTTTTCCTTGGCCGGTCGCGATTCTGCTCGGTGCGATTCTCGTGGTGACTGGCCCCACGGTCATCGGGCCTTTGCTGCGAGATCTGCGCTTGCGCGGGCGGGCGGCATCCCTCCTGAAGTGGGAAGGAATCGTCGTGGACCCGCTGGGCGCGATCCTCGCGATCATGGTCTTTACGGTGATCCGCACGAGCGAGTTTCCCCACGCGTTGAGCGATGCGGTCTTAGGCTTCGTGGCGACAATACTCGTGGGTGTTTCCATCGGCTGCCTTGCGGCTGTAATTTTCGTGGTCTGCCTGCGCCGGTTCTGGGCCCCCGATGTGTTGCACAATCCGATATCGCTGATGCTGGTGGTGGCCTCGTCCGTCGCGGCAAACGCAGTGGTCGACGACGCAGGACTGCTCGCCGCGACCGTGATGGGGATGGTGCTCGCAAACCAAAAATGGGTTCCTTTACAACACATCGTCGAGTTTAAAGAAACGTTGACCATAATTTTGATCTCCGTCCTGTTCGTGACTTTGGCGGCACGACTCGATCTCGACGATTTGCGCGCGGTGCAAGTGGAGAAGATGCTCCTTTTCGCCGCGGCCATGATCCTCCTGGTTCGGCCGGTCTCCGTTCTCGCCGCAACGGTTGGCACGGGACTGGAGTGGCGGGAGCGCATTTTCTTGGCGGCAATGGCGCCACGGGGCATCGTTGCCGCCGCCGTGGCATCCGTGTTCGCCTTGGATTTGGCGTCGCTAGGGTATCCCCGAGCAGCCGAGTTGGTGCCAGTCACCCTTTTGTTCGTTTTTGTGACAGTTTCGATTTACGGGTTCGCAGCGCGACCGCTAGCGCGGAGTTTGGGCCTCGTGCAGTTCAACCCGCAAGGGATCCTTTTTGTTGGTGCACACGATTGGGCGCGAGCCATGGCGGAGGCACTCATGCAAGAAGGTTGCGCCGTACTCCTCGTAGATACGAAGTGGGACAACATTCGTCAGTGCCGCATGGCTGGCTTGCCCTGCATTTACGGCAACGCTCTCGCGGAGAGAACGCGTGAGGAGATCGACTTCGGCGGCCTGGGCCGCTTGCTTGCGGTGACGCCGAACAACGAGGTCAACGTCCTGGTGTGCCTGCGTTATCGAGAGGACTTCGGCCGCAAGGAAGTTTACCATCTCGCATTTCCATCGGATAAGCAGGGCCGACACGAAGTGATTCCCTGGGAGCATCACGGACGGATCTTGTTTGGCAAGGACATGGACTTCGCCCGTCTCAGTGAGGCTTTTCGGGCCAATCCAAAAATCTTTTCGACCAAGTTGACCCAAGAGTTCGATTTCCAGGCGTTCCGGGATCACCAGGGCAAAAATGCGATTTTGCTATTCGTCCGAAAGCCGGACGGCTCGTTCGAGGTATGCACGGCCGACGATCCCATAGAGCCACAACCCGGTGACACGCTCCTGTGGCTTCCTGGCCCTCCAGATCCGCAGAGGGAGAACGTGACGGCTGGCCCGGGAGCGACCTGTTGA
- a CDS encoding nitrate transporter — protein MEHGETVHFGKAERIELLRADSRPMRAFHLSWVSFCVAFFAWFALAPLMPVVREDLGLSAADVSNAMLASVAVTIVARVLVGFLCDQFGPRRVYTVLLLLSAAPVVAAALAASPTAFIAARFAIGVAGASFVVTQYHMSLMFAARVLGTANALTAGWGNLGGGLAQVVMPLLFAVALSCGMSQSQAWRAALLLPAGLLVLCSFMYWRWTVDTPSGNWPDNKEHVPGSSGLSIRFLRSAAADIRTWVLALAYAVCFGVELTMHNVAPLYFVDRFELSLQQAGALAAIVGLANIFARAVGGFASDQIASRWGLHGRVFLLFVVLFIEGVALALFGRATTLSAAIAALTVFALFVNFATGATFGVVPFLHRRAVGSVSGIVAAGGNIGAVLAALVFRGETDFGGGLFLLGCAVAALAPLVLLVRFSAIEQQGYAKEAQRSSGWSGAVVQENAPAR, from the coding sequence ATGGAACACGGGGAGACCGTTCACTTTGGCAAGGCAGAGCGCATCGAGTTGCTCCGCGCGGACAGCCGCCCGATGCGAGCATTTCACCTCTCTTGGGTGTCCTTTTGCGTGGCCTTTTTCGCTTGGTTCGCGCTGGCACCCCTAATGCCGGTGGTTCGCGAGGATCTCGGCCTTTCGGCGGCGGACGTGAGCAACGCCATGCTCGCCAGCGTTGCGGTAACGATTGTCGCCCGCGTGCTCGTGGGCTTTCTCTGCGATCAGTTCGGTCCGCGCCGGGTATATACAGTGCTGCTGTTGCTCAGTGCGGCGCCTGTGGTCGCGGCCGCCTTGGCCGCGAGCCCCACTGCGTTCATCGCGGCGCGGTTTGCCATTGGCGTGGCGGGTGCGTCGTTTGTGGTCACGCAATATCATATGAGCTTGATGTTCGCGGCAAGGGTGCTGGGCACGGCCAATGCCCTCACCGCCGGTTGGGGAAACTTGGGGGGCGGGTTGGCGCAAGTGGTCATGCCTTTGCTGTTTGCTGTGGCGCTCTCCTGCGGCATGTCGCAAAGCCAAGCGTGGCGCGCTGCGCTGCTGCTTCCGGCTGGGCTGCTGGTGTTGTGTAGCTTCATGTATTGGCGTTGGACGGTGGACACCCCGAGCGGAAACTGGCCCGATAACAAGGAGCATGTCCCTGGCTCCAGCGGCCTGAGTATCCGTTTTTTGCGTTCCGCAGCCGCCGACATCCGCACCTGGGTTTTGGCCCTAGCGTACGCGGTTTGTTTTGGTGTGGAGCTCACCATGCACAACGTGGCCCCGCTATACTTCGTCGACCGCTTCGAGCTGAGCTTGCAGCAAGCGGGAGCATTGGCCGCCATTGTGGGTTTGGCCAACATTTTCGCGCGAGCCGTGGGCGGATTTGCATCCGATCAGATTGCTTCGCGATGGGGCCTCCATGGCCGGGTGTTCCTATTGTTTGTCGTGCTGTTCATCGAAGGGGTCGCACTCGCACTATTCGGGCGGGCGACCACTCTCTCCGCAGCAATCGCGGCACTGACCGTGTTCGCGCTCTTCGTGAATTTCGCCACCGGTGCAACCTTTGGAGTGGTGCCCTTTCTGCACCGCCGGGCGGTCGGGAGCGTGTCCGGTATTGTGGCGGCAGGCGGAAACATTGGCGCTGTGCTGGCAGCTTTGGTTTTCCGCGGAGAAACAGACTTCGGTGGCGGCCTGTTCTTGCTCGGCTGCGCGGTGGCGGCTTTGGCACCGCTGGTCTTACTGGTTCGCTTCTCGGCGATCGAACAGCAGGGCTACGCAAAGGAGGCGCAACGAAGCTCTGGCTGGAGCGGTGCAGTGGTCCAGGAGAACGCACCTGCCCGATGA
- a CDS encoding sigma-54-dependent Fis family transcriptional regulator, with translation MKPRVLIVDDEPNVHYSFQRALAGEFDICSAYGGEEALAVIEQAAIDAVLLDVRLLDVDGLDVLAQLHQRWPALPVLVMSADASTDVVIRSTALAARDFLPKPVDVPRLRRLLREVVPPAQCGDTGTEVSYGVGQLIGRSAVMLELYKAIGRAAGTDATVLITGESGTGKELVARTIHEHSARKSGPLVALNCAAIPSELLEAELFGHEKGAFTGAFVERPGKFALAHGGTLLLDEIGEMPLPLQAKLLRVLQSREVTPLGGSQPRSFDVRVIALTNADLEQRVHRGSFRADLYYRLHVFRIEVPPLRHRGDDLLLLARVFLRRESERVGRRLSGFSQGAEEKLLRHNWPGNVRELENAVARACLHAPGNTIGPDDLLLGPETVTATCPADPASRVSAEERLLQSLRALLRENPEQLYERVEAGVVRVALEHTHGNQVWAARLLGISRNVLRHRMQKYRLGSLLRTRVAGPQPRPIPAEEALTSSREPGK, from the coding sequence ATGAAGCCACGCGTGTTGATTGTGGACGACGAACCCAACGTGCACTACTCGTTTCAGCGAGCGCTCGCGGGGGAGTTCGACATCTGCTCCGCGTATGGCGGAGAAGAGGCTCTCGCTGTCATCGAGCAAGCGGCAATCGATGCGGTCCTGCTCGATGTGCGCCTACTCGATGTGGATGGGCTCGACGTGCTGGCGCAGTTACACCAGCGCTGGCCGGCGCTGCCGGTCTTGGTGATGTCTGCGGACGCGAGCACCGATGTGGTCATCCGGTCGACCGCACTGGCGGCACGGGATTTCCTGCCGAAACCCGTGGACGTTCCCCGGTTGCGCCGACTGCTGCGCGAGGTCGTGCCGCCAGCGCAATGTGGGGACACTGGCACCGAGGTCTCCTACGGCGTGGGCCAATTGATCGGCCGGAGCGCGGTGATGCTCGAACTCTACAAGGCCATTGGCCGCGCCGCCGGCACGGATGCCACCGTGCTGATCACGGGTGAAAGTGGCACGGGGAAAGAGCTCGTTGCCCGCACCATCCATGAACACAGTGCCCGCAAAAGCGGCCCGCTGGTGGCCCTCAACTGTGCGGCCATACCCAGCGAACTGCTGGAAGCGGAGCTATTTGGGCACGAAAAAGGCGCGTTTACCGGGGCTTTCGTGGAACGGCCGGGCAAGTTCGCGTTGGCACACGGCGGCACGCTGCTGCTCGATGAAATTGGCGAAATGCCCCTCCCCCTCCAGGCAAAACTCTTGCGCGTGTTGCAGAGTCGAGAAGTGACTCCGCTCGGAGGCAGCCAACCGCGCAGCTTCGACGTGCGCGTGATCGCGCTCACCAATGCCGACCTCGAGCAGCGAGTGCACCGAGGAAGCTTTCGCGCCGATCTCTACTACCGCCTCCACGTGTTTCGCATCGAAGTGCCACCCTTACGCCACCGCGGCGACGACCTTTTGCTGCTCGCGCGCGTGTTTTTGCGGCGCGAAAGCGAACGCGTGGGACGGCGGCTGAGCGGCTTCAGTCAGGGAGCCGAGGAGAAACTGCTGCGCCACAATTGGCCGGGCAACGTACGGGAGCTGGAAAATGCCGTGGCACGAGCGTGCCTGCATGCTCCGGGCAACACGATCGGTCCGGATGATCTTTTGCTCGGCCCGGAAACGGTGACGGCAACCTGCCCGGCCGATCCAGCGAGTAGGGTTTCAGCAGAGGAAAGACTGCTGCAGTCGTTGCGGGCGCTCCTGCGCGAAAACCCAGAGCAGTTGTACGAGCGAGTCGAAGCCGGTGTCGTGCGGGTAGCGTTGGAACACACGCACGGAAATCAAGTTTGGGCCGCCCGCTTGCTGGGAATCTCGCGCAACGTTCTCCGTCACCGAATGCAAAAATACCGCCTAGGTTCGCTATTGCGTACGCGCGTAGCAGGGCCGCAGCCGCGGCCGATCCCAGCGGAAGAGGCGCTCACCTCGAGCCGGGAGCCAGGCAAGTAG
- the pssA gene encoding CDP-diacylglycerol--serine O-phosphatidyltransferase: protein MNDARRFDLIRSLRLPDFLTLANGACGVIAFFQAIHFVEDKDVRHLWIASMLLPVALVLDFFDGRVARSRQGSSLLGRELDSLADLLSFGAAPAVIAYAVGLRTVLDQVVLVYFTLAGLARLARYNVTAEELAGRQGKVRYYEGTPIPTSVVPLGITVGAFATDTVAPVQLLGMTLHWPSFLFALSGSLMISKRLRIPKP, encoded by the coding sequence ATGAATGATGCCCGCCGGTTCGATTTGATCCGTAGCTTGCGACTGCCGGACTTCCTCACGCTGGCCAATGGTGCATGCGGCGTGATTGCCTTTTTCCAGGCCATTCATTTTGTCGAGGATAAAGATGTGCGCCATTTGTGGATCGCCTCCATGCTGTTGCCGGTGGCCTTGGTCCTCGACTTTTTCGACGGGCGCGTAGCGCGCTCTCGCCAGGGAAGTTCTTTGCTGGGGCGCGAACTCGACTCGCTCGCCGACTTGCTTTCCTTCGGGGCCGCGCCTGCCGTGATTGCCTATGCCGTGGGGCTTCGCACCGTGCTGGATCAGGTCGTGCTGGTGTATTTCACCTTGGCGGGTTTGGCTCGGTTGGCGCGGTATAACGTGACCGCAGAGGAACTCGCCGGCCGCCAGGGCAAGGTGCGATACTACGAGGGCACGCCGATCCCCACCAGTGTCGTGCCGCTGGGCATTACCGTAGGTGCCTTCGCGACGGATACCGTGGCTCCAGTGCAACTTCTCGGCATGACTCTCCACTGGCCGAGTTTCTTGTTCGCCCTTTCTGGAAGTTTGATGATCAGCAAACGGTTGCGAATTCCCAAGCCGTGA